gctttatgattataaaatactcagtaaatgaaatgtctataattacaagagtgcagtctcatatttatagtggaataatcatgagattaataaattaagattatttaattaaagagtttaattaataatctcaaatttattggagcttggaattataggtccataggtccccatagcggctctatcaacactgttcaaggtaagagttgatatgaagggaaaatagtttaaagacatatttaagaagaaacttgttcttcaggccaaatatgcaattatatgataatagtgattaattaattaattacaaattagttgtagttaacaaaattaattaatatttaattattatataattttcgaaattatattaaataattaaattaattttcgaaatttaattaattaattaattataattttttgaaattataataaattaaatatttaatttcgaaaatttgggtttaattaattagtagaattaattaaatatctttatttgagtgggagatgataatctgataagttcaaattggatttgaatttaaaagattaatatttattcaaataattaattatatttgataattaatttgaattagttatcaggttgttagaacttatctgacaaagtaatttgaataaataattaaataaaatttgaaaaaccaatgtccctagaaattaggaagctacacgttcacacacagtccaggactgtgtgtggcgtgtagcaccagtgttttttcagggatgggattttcaattttatttatttgattaattaattaatggataattggaaaattggtttttggattttttcattaatggaataattaattaattaaaaagtaaattgtaaatggttacagatttattttttaaattttgaattttttctgttaagtatgactgatcagaaaattattcagagaagaagaaaaaaagagagtgagactactctgacaatttcgctctgtgaaaatagaATGATagttttctatccctgaaaataaagaacccattctcaggcctattctcttgatctcatgtgttgagtacatcaagtagaatcacaaataaactatccttcattctctaagtgcccacacatttcttgaggtgtagagaaagctttggaagatcttggtgtgagtacgtggagcggcttggataggaagatcgttctaaatacgagaagatagcaaggacacttgataggcttcaagaggtatgatttctatcactatcttgcttatgattaatgtatgtatattaatggatccgcatatttaaaggtagtttaaatatgttataaaatttttgttgtacactgggccaaccaaaaccacctttccgctgcgtattaggaaactcgttcctaacatgaacatgcttaaagggctatcaaaattttattattgcttgttatataatatgatatgttttattgctgggccttggctcacgggtgcttcgtggtgcaggaaaaggcaagggcaagcttgatcagccctgatttggagatcTATGAgaacagaatgtacatgatcagctgctcagccgccacggctgaggggagacagggacaggaaaaccataaacttctgttttgcctttagaaaggctggtggttgtctgtacactagaaattttgtaaacagacttttaaacactatttattttgggatcccatgtgtaaatgtttaattatatggaaagtatcttttgagaccaaaaccttttaaccctaacaCTTTAATGACTTTATAATTCACGTTTTTAACtggttggcttgattagcaagtcctgcacctttacaaatacacaatgtagcgatcttggctatccagggcgttacaggtactattatgatgattatgtttatagaataagaacaacactttatcatgtagaattggatcttaattcattatacctttttgacaattagccatgagtttcgacaacttgtctaacattttataaagttaaacaaaacttaatatgtatgagattatgatgattacagattgagtggtacaattttcaatcaaactactatgatgatcaaggattgagtggtagataatctattgaggtactattatgatgattatgtttatagtattagaacaacactttatcatgtagaattggatcttaattcATTATACCTTTTTGACAATTAGCCATGAGTTCGACAACTTGTTTAAAATTTTGACGGCTtatctaaaactttcgacagcttGTCTAAAATTTTAATGACCTGTCTAAAATTTTGACTGCCTATCTAAgactttcgacagctagtctaaaatttcATTTTCCTGTCTAAAAATTTCGATAGCTAGTCTCAAATTTGACTGCCTGTTTAAAAATTTTTACAACTAGTCTTAAATATCGACAGCTTGTCTAAAACTTTTGACAGCTAGTCTCAAATTTCAACAACCAGTCAAAAACGTTTGACACCTCGTCTGAAATTTCGACAGGTTGTCTGAAATGTTTGAAATGTCCAAAAAGGctccaataacacaataaaacagcATAGTTAAAACTATCAACAACAGGTAAATAGATTATACATAAACCATCCTCCAAAATTCAGTCGTGTAGAATTTTGAGTATAGACTATAAACATCTACTCCACGATACATTGCTGCAGCGACACCATGAACACATGGAGTCTTATCAATGTCAAACTCTCGACATGTACAAGAATGTTCCTCAATATTAACTAGACCGTCTAGTGGCTCACCTTTAACATGGAACTCACTTAGATTAATGGGTGTAACTCTCATGTACCTTGATTGTTTGTTTCTTTGTCTCATTATATCTTTTGCGTCAACTGTAAGTGGTGTTGGACAAGAATTTTCATTTGTCCTTCTCTCATAGAACCATCTGGAGAGTGTAGTGATAATTTCCTCCAATAAAGGAATGCTGGGCCATTCTCGAGCTTCTCTAAAAACTTGGTTCAATGACTCAGATTTGTTGGTGGTCATGATGTTGTATCGATTACCATGGAAATGACATCTGGACTAGCTTTCAAAAGATGCATTCTTCAGGTATGTTGCCAGACTTGGTTTTTTTGAAGAAGCCTCAGCAAATAACTTTGTGAACTCTGAAACTCTGTACACTTTTTCCTTCTTCTcaaacaaaattttcaaacctTGACCACTAAAATTTGTCTTGATATTTTGTCCAAGATGCGACATACAAGTTCCATGGTAAGcatttttatatacattttgaaCTCCCTTTACAATGCTTTTGTGTCTATCAGATATAAACACTAAACCAGTAGTATCAAGCACTTGATCTCGTAAGCATGTCAAAAACCAATTCCAAGATGCATCATTCTCAGAATCAACAATACCAAAAGCAAGAGGATAAATTTGAAAATTTCCATCTTGTGCAGTTGCAATGAGTAAATTTCCTCCAAATTGGTTTTTCAAATGAGTTCCATCAATAGATATAACTTTTCTCATGTAACGAAAGCCTCTAATGGATActcccaaagaaaaaaaaaattgaataaatgtTCTTCATCAACAATTAATCTAGTGTACGTACCAGGATTAGACTTTTGGACAATATACAAGTAAGAGGGGAGTTTTGGATAACTGTTTGCTGCTGAACCCCTTATAAGTTCATGTGCGCACTTTCTTGCCTTCCATGCCTTCCAATAACTACACTTTACACCAAGATTCTTGTTCATCTCATTAACTATTTGTGCTAGATTTGGACCTTTTTTCACACCTTCATATCTCGCTTTCAAGTGCTATCCAATAATAGAACAAGTTGCTTGCCGATGATGATTTTGTCGCATTTTGAAAGAACAAGTGTGCTCATTACAATGCTTGTGAATAGCAAACAAACCTGTTGCATATGCCTTTGTCGCACGGATTCTCCACTTACAATTGGGGTCAACACAAACCAAAACCACTAATTTCTTATTTGATTTTTTCACTTTGAATTCAAAAGTTTCGTCATATAGCAAGCATGTGTACtttcatcttcaactctttcTTATCCACAAAATATTGACCAACACAAAAAACATCTTCATCAATAATTGTTGCATATGAGCTTGGTGTACTACTAACATGACTTCTTTCATTACAAGGATCACTAGGGGATACACGAGGAAGTGGTAAATGGTTATCTTCAAGAGTGTGAGGTGTAGAACTAGCATTAGGAACATTACATATGTATGCATCGTCAAAGTAATCATCAAAAGTTCTATTATCAGGATATGGGACATTCAAATTTACCTCAACAAAACCATCATCAATATTATTTCTTTCCCCTCTTCATCGTCACTATCTTtgttatcatcatcatcatcctcatcaccatcatcatcttcattgtcATCGTCGTTGTCATCATCGTCATCATCTAAATCAACATTGTTATCATCGTTTAAACCAGCATCATCAAAATCATCATTAGTAGAAATGTTTGCAATAGAATCAACATTTGTAGTAAAATCAATATTAGTAACAAGTTTATCATTAATGAGCATATTTTCCATCTTCTTGATCAAACCCACATGTAATGGaaccaaatcatgctcttgttgtaacgccctggttaccctaagacagttacggtgaactttgaatcatgaatttaacttgctacccgagttcttttgttaaaaacgtgcttctaggtgttattaataggttaaggtggaaaaacaaatcaaaaggaaaggatatattttatgtaaatcataaaactgttcatgggcccacaaaaacgtttacaagttatttacaatgcaaaatggtcactacattataaaatttacaacctgccgatctaagcgacaaaaataaggtaaaccccctagttcccatgagaactccttggccatggtggtcaagcggtcgcatatgtacacagtaccacctaagctctccactcaaggctaggtgagcttttatttccctttacctgcaccacatagcacccatgagcaaaagcccagcaagaaaacaaaatattgcatgaatataatatcaacaatgatcgtaataatcattcaggactttcagtccaaaataaaggaatgatagttgtaaaagtcactaaagtaggttccgttcccattatccatgtgacgatagggttacctgggctttacaaataattGATCCCTtaactagcttatcaagataggcaTTTGATGACACAGCCACCATCATAACCTactgagtgaccatagagtcacaaccatgggattccactccctagccatgtgacaaacagtcatctaggcctttggccctagctctgagtaactagtcttagactagtcaagagcttataattttcatcgaccttagggtcggtccagcattaatgctcctagagtcattcaacactgatatcgattagatctaatcttttatcggctctacgtTCAAGATGCTTATGCcattcctgactcttaggtcagtaatacgcgaccagtgtcgattctgaatagtcaatgccatacacaagtaagaaagAATTGCTAAGCAtgtaatatgcaatcaatgtccacatttcacaggcaacatgcctctataacaaccacacatgtcatatacacagggtgcagttttcttacctctgactCGAGCGAGaatgagtaaaagaacgacccttgaaaatgatctgacttttagttccttagcagtcacctagtcataaccaaatatgggatttcatcaataaaatgaataacaaaggttcccgaaccaagacctagcctccgagacatcgaatcccactaaaccaggtagtaggaacgatcttgAGGCCTAAGGTTGAGTTCCTATGACCAAAACACTCATTTGGCCTCAAAAAccctcaagagccgcgaccccaaaACCTTGAACCGCGGCGCTCCCTACTCAGTGCCGCGGCCCCGAGCACACATAACCTCCACCGCCCTCAGCACCCAgcttgggccgcagcccccacCCGAGAACCAGCCATAACTCAGTTTTCTCACattttaatccttccaaaaacatacctaaacatccccaaatcaaaaaatcaaagttcccaaacttcccaatgatccaaaatcatcaaatctcgaggctcaaatgaatcaaaaactcatcgacacacaaaatccaaatcaaagcttagaaactctaaaactcaaaacttaaagcttagattacctttgattgggttgtttctcgctaaatccttcggtcaagaagcttctaatctttcctaggatcgctatgcctcgatcctcgcttgattctgactcctagaactcaagatttcttcaaaattgccacgaatggtcacaaaggttaatgggagagagagaaagtgttttaatgtaaagttctttctgacagactacttcaggcttaagtaacctcagataaaacctaatgctcggggtcccaaaaacatccccggggaaaaaatagtcaaaactcccagaatttcctcctgatctcaataactaccaatatatcatcaaataaacattctcattatccaatatcccaataattgaccccgttatgacaaaaccgctaatttgcaacataagatcgtctcatgccgaatagctcgaatatattctcataataatgggatctcatccataaatcacaatatgcaccaaaatacacaaatatgccctcaacgggccaaattaccaaaatgcccttataattaaatatggacccacatgcatgcatttaacatcatattataatataatttgcatataatcatttaatagcgtaataaaacaattatggctctcccggcctactaatccagccattaaaccacattagggattttggggcattacaattatcccctccttacagaaatttcatcttcgaaatttacctgaacagctcgggatactaactctgcatatctgactccagctcccaggtcgcttcttcgaccatgttgttcctccacaataccttaaccaaaggtatcttcttatttctgaggaccttgtcctttctgtcaagtatctggactggctgctctccaaaggagagatctgcctcaagctccagatcttcatagctcaaaacatgtgTCACATCAGATACGTACTTcggaagagctgaaacatgaaacacgttatgcacggctgacaatgccagtggcaaggctaacctgtaagccacctgaccaattctctctaggatctcaaatggacctacaaatctagggctcagctttccctttttcccaaatcttctcacccctttccacggcgagactctaaggaagacatag
The Humulus lupulus chromosome 6, drHumLupu1.1, whole genome shotgun sequence DNA segment above includes these coding regions:
- the LOC133785675 gene encoding uncharacterized protein LOC133785675; the protein is MENMLINDKLVTNIDFTTNVDSIANISTNDDFDDAGLNDDNNVDLDDDDDDNDDDNEDDDGDEDDDDDNKDSDDEEGKEIILMMVLLSSTPHTLEDNHLPLPRVSPSDPCNERSHVSSTPSSYATIIDEDVFCVGQYFVDKKELKMKVHMLAI